From a region of the Burkholderia lata genome:
- a CDS encoding DUF488 domain-containing protein, whose amino-acid sequence MTLPFYTIGHSNRTLDEFVGMLDAVDIALLADIRKMTRSRTNPQFNEATLPDALAAADIAYEHIAALGGLRGKSRGVPDDVNDFWTNQSFHRYADYALSPEFRDGLDRLIAQGHAQRCAIMCSEAVWWRCHRRIVSDYLIARGETVLHIMGRNRVEPAHLTAGAVIRPDGTIVYPDIGDEGDAGDDATAPGATAPPNA is encoded by the coding sequence ATGACGCTCCCGTTCTACACGATCGGCCACTCGAACCGCACGCTCGACGAGTTCGTCGGGATGCTCGACGCAGTCGATATCGCGCTGCTCGCGGATATCCGCAAGATGACGCGCTCGCGCACCAATCCCCAGTTCAACGAAGCGACGCTGCCGGACGCGCTGGCCGCCGCCGACATCGCGTACGAACACATCGCCGCACTCGGCGGGCTGCGCGGCAAGTCGCGCGGCGTGCCCGACGACGTCAACGACTTCTGGACCAACCAGAGCTTTCACCGCTATGCCGATTACGCGCTGTCACCCGAGTTTCGCGACGGTCTCGACCGGCTGATCGCACAGGGGCACGCGCAGCGCTGCGCGATCATGTGTTCGGAAGCGGTGTGGTGGCGGTGCCACCGGCGCATCGTGTCCGACTACCTGATCGCGCGCGGCGAAACGGTGCTGCACATCATGGGTCGCAACCGCGTGGAACCCGCGCACCTGACGGCCGGCGCGGTAATCCGGCCCGACGGCACGATTGTCTATCCGGACATCGGGGACGAAGGGGACGCCGGGGACGACGCCACGGCGCCGGGGGCAACCGCGCCCCCGAACGCATAG
- a CDS encoding DUF2945 domain-containing protein, whose protein sequence is MTTPFKLGDHVRWNSEAGYVTGTIIAIHTADFDYKGHRHRASPDDPQYEIKSDRTDHIAAHRGRVLERIANKDDA, encoded by the coding sequence ATGACGACGCCATTCAAGCTGGGCGATCACGTCCGGTGGAATTCCGAGGCCGGTTACGTGACCGGCACGATCATCGCGATCCACACCGCGGACTTCGACTACAAGGGCCACCGCCATCGCGCGTCGCCCGACGATCCGCAGTACGAGATCAAGAGCGACCGCACCGACCACATCGCCGCGCATCGCGGCCGCGTGCTCGAGCGCATCGCAAACAAGGACGACGCATGA
- a CDS encoding FAD binding domain-containing protein, producing the protein MVTPAKNRPRALIIGGSLGGLFTATTLQAAGWDVDIFERSPNELDSRGGGIVLQADVLSAFHFAGIQTGAALGVPSGDRIYLDRADRVIQRSFMPQTQTSWNMLYGTMKAHLPARVFHPGEHFVRFEQNGDRITAWFASGRVETGDLLVGADGARSAVREQVAAGLSPTYAGYVAWRGLVPETALPASAAAVLDGTFAFQQGPGHLMLEYLVPGEDLSTRKGQRRWNWVWYRKVAHGEALTSLLTDRLGIRHSFSLPPGAPKDEDLARMTQASKDLLAPTFQTLVEATREPFVQAILDLQVKQMVYGRAILLGDAAFVPRPHTAGSTAKAAANALALAQALHSTDSGIDEALSRWQAGQLHQGIGMTEWGMNIGDRIMGIPRSNVVLNGA; encoded by the coding sequence ATGGTCACCCCCGCAAAAAACAGGCCTCGCGCACTGATCATCGGCGGCTCGCTCGGCGGGCTCTTTACTGCAACGACGCTGCAAGCCGCGGGTTGGGACGTCGACATCTTCGAGCGCTCCCCGAATGAACTGGACAGCCGCGGTGGCGGAATCGTGTTGCAGGCCGACGTCCTGTCGGCGTTTCATTTCGCCGGGATTCAGACCGGCGCCGCGCTCGGCGTGCCGTCGGGCGACCGCATCTACCTGGACCGCGCCGATCGTGTCATTCAGCGCAGTTTCATGCCGCAGACCCAAACGTCCTGGAACATGCTCTACGGCACGATGAAGGCGCACCTGCCCGCGCGGGTCTTTCATCCGGGCGAGCACTTCGTCCGCTTCGAACAGAACGGCGACCGGATTACCGCCTGGTTCGCCAGCGGCCGCGTTGAAACCGGCGATCTGCTCGTCGGCGCTGACGGCGCGCGCTCTGCAGTCCGGGAGCAGGTCGCTGCCGGCCTGTCACCCACCTACGCCGGATATGTCGCGTGGCGTGGCCTCGTTCCTGAAACGGCACTCCCGGCAAGCGCCGCGGCGGTTCTCGACGGAACCTTTGCCTTCCAGCAAGGCCCCGGCCACCTGATGCTCGAATATCTCGTCCCGGGCGAAGACCTGTCGACCCGGAAAGGTCAGCGGCGCTGGAACTGGGTGTGGTACCGGAAGGTTGCCCACGGCGAAGCGCTCACGTCGCTGTTGACCGACCGCTTGGGGATTCGCCATTCGTTCTCGCTGCCGCCGGGCGCACCGAAGGACGAAGACCTCGCTCGCATGACGCAGGCGTCGAAGGACCTTCTCGCGCCGACTTTCCAGACGTTGGTCGAAGCCACCCGGGAACCGTTCGTGCAGGCCATCCTGGATCTGCAGGTGAAGCAGATGGTGTACGGCCGCGCGATCCTGCTGGGCGACGCCGCCTTTGTGCCGCGCCCTCATACAGCGGGCAGCACCGCCAAGGCAGCCGCCAACGCATTGGCGTTGGCCCAGGCGCTGCATTCCACGGATTCAGGCATCGATGAGGCGCTGTCGCGGTGGCAGGCCGGACAATTGCACCAAGGCATCGGCATGACCGAATGGGGAATGAACATCGGCGACCGCATCATGGGCATCCCGCGCAGCAATGTCGTCCTGAACGGCGCTTGA
- a CDS encoding DsbA family oxidoreductase, translating to MKPLDIQVTYDFICPWCWIGHEHLKAALRAADLAVAPTVKYLPYELNPTMPKDGIDRKAYRSAKFGSWARSQAMDADVTLAGKRAGVEFNYDRVAVTPNTRLAHRLMFFAQSKGNAARTEALLEAVFSAYFSDGQNIGMAEVLVSLAEGTGFDADEVRSFLATSDGEREVVADELRAGASGIRSVPTIHVGGVPVSGAQPVSVLAQMLRTATGDNTAKDAV from the coding sequence ATGAAACCACTCGACATCCAGGTCACGTACGACTTCATCTGCCCGTGGTGCTGGATCGGCCATGAACATCTCAAAGCAGCGCTCCGGGCGGCCGACCTGGCCGTCGCACCGACCGTCAAATACCTTCCGTATGAACTCAATCCGACCATGCCCAAGGACGGAATCGATCGAAAGGCCTATCGCAGCGCCAAATTCGGCAGTTGGGCACGTTCGCAGGCGATGGATGCCGACGTCACGCTGGCGGGCAAACGCGCGGGTGTCGAATTCAACTACGACCGCGTGGCGGTGACGCCCAACACACGGCTTGCCCATCGCCTGATGTTCTTTGCTCAGTCCAAGGGAAATGCAGCCAGGACCGAAGCACTCCTGGAAGCGGTTTTCTCTGCCTATTTTTCCGACGGGCAGAACATCGGCATGGCCGAGGTTTTGGTCAGCCTCGCGGAAGGTACGGGTTTCGACGCTGATGAAGTGCGCAGTTTCCTGGCGACGAGCGACGGCGAGCGCGAAGTCGTTGCCGACGAACTGCGGGCCGGGGCCAGCGGCATCCGGTCGGTGCCGACCATTCATGTCGGCGGCGTTCCGGTGAGCGGTGCACAACCGGTTTCGGTACTCGCCCAGATGCTTCGCACTGCCACCGGCGACAACACGGCCAAAGACGCAGTCTGA
- a CDS encoding LysR family transcriptional regulator: MDKILALRAFIDVAETGGFSKAARRLGVATSSVTRLMDALEKSLGSALLTRTTRHVTLTDAGSAYLEQITRVLSDLDEADGSVSDTGIDAVGPLRVSMPVTFGRLCLGPHIASFLQQHPRISLDLVLSDSTLDLAAERIDVAVRIGTPANQPNLIVNRLAEHHRYVVASRDYLESNGIPTSPEDLRNHQCLRFAYQAALQRWSFTRAGSTEHVEIHGRLSVNNSDVLREVVISGLGIALLPQWLVEEDVMAGRLTRLFEDYSVNPLDQTVCVYAAYLPNRRHSRKVHALLDFLRHRITNSGAFSDASS, from the coding sequence GTGGACAAGATTCTTGCGTTGCGGGCATTCATCGACGTCGCAGAAACGGGGGGCTTTTCAAAGGCGGCTCGCCGCCTGGGGGTTGCCACTTCGTCGGTGACGCGTCTGATGGACGCGCTGGAGAAGTCTCTTGGCAGCGCGTTGCTGACGCGCACGACGCGTCACGTGACGTTGACGGATGCCGGTTCCGCGTATCTGGAGCAGATCACGCGGGTGCTGTCGGACCTCGACGAAGCCGATGGGAGCGTGTCCGACACGGGCATTGACGCAGTTGGACCGCTGCGTGTTTCGATGCCGGTGACTTTCGGGCGCCTGTGCCTCGGGCCGCACATCGCAAGCTTCCTGCAGCAGCATCCCCGCATATCCCTGGATCTGGTGCTTTCGGATTCGACCCTCGATCTGGCTGCCGAGCGAATTGACGTTGCGGTACGCATCGGCACACCTGCCAACCAGCCAAACCTGATCGTCAATCGCCTGGCGGAACATCATCGCTATGTCGTCGCGAGTCGTGACTATCTGGAAAGCAACGGGATTCCCACTTCACCGGAAGATCTGCGAAACCATCAATGCCTGCGTTTTGCGTACCAGGCAGCGTTGCAGCGCTGGTCGTTCACTCGCGCAGGCAGCACCGAGCATGTCGAGATCCACGGCAGACTTTCGGTGAACAACTCGGACGTGCTGCGCGAGGTCGTGATCAGCGGGTTGGGTATTGCACTGCTTCCACAATGGCTCGTCGAAGAGGATGTGATGGCGGGGCGGCTCACGCGTCTTTTCGAAGACTACTCGGTCAACCCGCTCGACCAGACCGTCTGCGTTTATGCCGCCTATCTTCCGAATCGCCGCCACTCACGCAAAGTGCATGCGTTGCTGGATTTTCTTCGACATCGCATCACGAACTCCGGTGCGTTCTCGGATGCTTCGAGCTAG
- a CDS encoding TetR/AcrR family transcriptional regulator: MRNPSEPTAGTPGRPHGRREALRDNLEATILAAAEESFAIDGFAGSSVATIAAAAGLSKQNLMYYFPTKLALYQRVLDDVLRDWLGRMREFAAPDHEPAEAMSAYIRAKLEFSRNRPHGSRVFALEIIGGAKTYGKEIRKQLIPVLRDDIRVLERWIEEGKVRQVNAEHLFFLIWAATQAYADFAPQMLLVLGKRALGNDDFDAAYRTISDLVLNALIIGDGKTD; this comes from the coding sequence GTGAGGAACCCGTCCGAGCCGACTGCAGGAACGCCCGGCCGCCCTCACGGCCGGCGCGAAGCGCTGCGCGACAATCTCGAGGCAACCATTCTCGCCGCTGCCGAAGAATCGTTTGCCATTGACGGATTCGCGGGCAGTTCCGTTGCGACTATCGCAGCGGCCGCCGGGCTGTCGAAGCAGAACCTGATGTACTACTTCCCCACGAAGCTGGCGCTCTACCAGCGCGTGCTGGACGACGTACTGCGGGACTGGCTCGGCAGGATGCGGGAGTTTGCGGCGCCCGATCACGAGCCCGCGGAAGCCATGTCGGCCTATATCCGGGCCAAACTCGAATTCTCCCGAAATCGCCCGCATGGATCACGGGTGTTTGCGCTGGAGATCATCGGCGGGGCCAAGACCTACGGAAAGGAAATCCGCAAGCAACTGATTCCGGTGTTGCGCGACGACATCCGGGTGCTCGAACGCTGGATCGAGGAAGGCAAGGTCAGACAGGTCAATGCCGAGCACCTGTTCTTCCTGATCTGGGCAGCCACGCAGGCGTATGCGGATTTCGCTCCCCAGATGCTGCTGGTGCTCGGCAAGCGTGCGCTGGGAAACGATGATTTCGACGCGGCTTACCGCACGATCTCGGACCTGGTGCTCAACGCGCTGATCATCGGCGACGGAAAGACGGATTGA
- the codA gene encoding cytosine deaminase, with product MKIINARLRGRSGLFTIDIDAGTIRDISLQPSPLTSQGDDVIDAGSHLVIPPLVEPHIHLDATLTAGEPEWNMSGTLFEGIERWGQRKATITHEDTKARAHTTIGMLRDNGIQHVRTHVDVTDHTLAALKAMLEVRDEARDLIDLQIVAFPQEGIESFENGRALMERAIDMGADVVGGIPHFENTRDQGVSSIKFLMELAERKDCLVDVHCDETDDPHSRFLEVLAEEARVRGMGTRVTASHTTAMGSYDNAYCSKLFRLLKRSEIHFVSCPTESIHLQGRFDTFPKRRGITRVAELDRAGINVCFGQDSIKDPWYPIGNGNILRILDVGLHVCHMLGYEDLQRCLDFVTEHSAHAMSLGDRYGIAVGRPANLLILDADSDYEVVRTQAKVRLSIRAGRVIMQRAPERITYPEAGTR from the coding sequence ATGAAAATCATCAACGCCAGATTGCGCGGCCGTAGCGGCCTCTTCACGATCGACATCGATGCGGGCACGATTCGCGACATCAGCCTCCAGCCGTCGCCGCTGACGTCTCAAGGGGACGACGTCATCGATGCGGGCAGCCATCTCGTCATCCCGCCGCTGGTCGAGCCGCATATCCACCTGGATGCGACGCTGACCGCGGGCGAACCCGAGTGGAACATGAGCGGCACGCTGTTCGAAGGGATCGAGCGGTGGGGCCAGCGCAAGGCCACCATTACCCATGAGGATACGAAAGCCCGCGCCCACACCACGATCGGGATGTTGCGCGACAACGGCATCCAGCACGTGCGCACGCACGTGGACGTCACCGATCACACGCTTGCCGCGTTGAAGGCGATGCTCGAGGTCAGGGACGAAGCACGCGATCTCATCGATCTGCAGATCGTCGCCTTCCCTCAGGAAGGCATCGAGTCGTTCGAGAACGGGCGTGCACTGATGGAGCGCGCGATCGACATGGGGGCCGACGTCGTGGGCGGCATTCCGCATTTCGAGAACACGCGCGACCAGGGCGTGAGCTCCATCAAGTTCCTGATGGAACTCGCGGAGCGCAAGGACTGCCTGGTCGACGTGCATTGCGACGAAACCGACGATCCGCACTCGCGCTTCCTGGAAGTGCTTGCCGAGGAAGCACGGGTTCGGGGGATGGGCACGCGCGTCACCGCCAGCCACACAACTGCGATGGGCTCCTACGACAACGCCTACTGCTCGAAGCTGTTCCGGTTGCTGAAGCGGTCGGAAATCCATTTTGTTTCGTGTCCGACCGAAAGCATCCACTTGCAGGGGCGTTTCGACACCTTCCCGAAACGACGCGGCATTACGCGTGTCGCGGAACTCGATCGCGCCGGCATCAACGTGTGCTTCGGACAGGATTCGATCAAGGATCCGTGGTATCCCATCGGCAACGGCAACATCCTGCGCATCCTCGACGTCGGCTTGCACGTGTGCCACATGCTCGGCTACGAAGACCTGCAGCGATGCCTCGACTTCGTGACGGAGCACAGCGCCCATGCGATGTCCCTGGGGGACCGCTATGGCATCGCTGTCGGGCGGCCGGCCAATCTGCTGATCCTCGACGCGGATTCCGACTATGAAGTGGTTCGCACGCAGGCCAAGGTGCGATTGTCGATCCGTGCCGGGAGGGTCATCATGCAGCGCGCGCCTGAACGCATCACCTATCCTGAAGCAGGCACGCGTTGA
- the codB gene encoding cytosine permease produces MPTNRDASPMDESDHGEFSLSEVPLEKRTGFLSITMVLLSFTFFTGTMFAGGKIGVAFDVVTMIQIAVIGNLLLAAYAASLALIAARSGLNAVLMGRFCFGEVGSKLSDFLLGFAELGWYAWGTATVAIVLVKLLGWPHSVTTPLMILFGFGFSITAIIGYRGMDVLSRVSVPLMFVLLMTSMWIATRDIGGWAGLTHIAPSHPMQFSAAVTMVIGTFASGATQATNWTRLARSARSAVSASLIGFFAGNGLMIIAGAYCAIVYQQADIVEVMMLQGLSIAAVVMLCLNLWTIQGPTMYNVAAAGCHLLRTERRRTLVLVGAAIGIVLAVGGMYELLIPFLVLLGSIIPPVGGVIMADYWYRHRGQYPSLAAARLPRFNLVGLAAYAIGAGLAYTSPWIAPIVGIAASAAAYIVLLQIARAFTREPSVQGE; encoded by the coding sequence ATGCCCACGAACCGGGATGCAAGCCCGATGGACGAATCGGATCACGGAGAATTCTCGCTGAGCGAAGTCCCGCTCGAGAAACGCACCGGATTCCTGTCCATCACGATGGTGTTGTTGAGTTTCACGTTCTTCACGGGAACGATGTTTGCCGGCGGCAAGATCGGTGTCGCCTTCGACGTCGTCACCATGATCCAGATCGCCGTCATCGGAAACCTGTTGCTCGCCGCCTACGCGGCGTCGCTTGCGCTGATTGCCGCCCGCAGCGGCCTGAATGCGGTACTGATGGGGCGATTCTGCTTCGGGGAAGTGGGCAGCAAGCTGTCCGATTTCCTGCTCGGCTTCGCCGAACTCGGCTGGTACGCATGGGGAACCGCGACGGTGGCGATCGTGTTGGTCAAGCTGCTGGGTTGGCCGCACTCCGTTACCACGCCGCTGATGATCCTCTTCGGCTTCGGATTTTCCATCACGGCCATCATCGGCTATCGCGGCATGGATGTGCTGTCGCGCGTCTCCGTGCCGCTGATGTTCGTGCTTCTGATGACGTCGATGTGGATCGCGACCCGCGACATCGGCGGGTGGGCCGGCCTCACGCATATCGCGCCGTCTCATCCGATGCAGTTCTCGGCCGCGGTGACCATGGTCATCGGCACCTTTGCCAGCGGCGCGACCCAGGCAACCAACTGGACCCGCCTCGCACGCAGCGCGCGCAGCGCCGTCTCGGCCAGCCTGATCGGCTTCTTCGCGGGCAACGGCCTGATGATCATCGCGGGCGCATACTGCGCGATCGTCTATCAGCAAGCCGACATCGTCGAGGTGATGATGCTGCAGGGCCTGTCGATCGCGGCGGTCGTGATGCTGTGCCTCAATCTGTGGACCATCCAGGGGCCGACGATGTACAACGTGGCGGCCGCCGGATGCCATCTGCTGCGCACCGAACGGCGCCGCACGCTCGTACTCGTGGGCGCGGCGATCGGCATCGTGCTCGCGGTCGGCGGGATGTACGAGTTGCTGATACCGTTCCTGGTGCTGCTCGGCTCGATCATTCCGCCGGTCGGCGGCGTGATCATGGCGGATTACTGGTACCGCCATCGCGGGCAATACCCGTCGCTTGCCGCCGCCCGCCTTCCGCGCTTCAACCTGGTCGGCCTGGCCGCGTATGCAATCGGCGCCGGACTCGCCTATACATCGCCGTGGATCGCGCCGATCGTCGGCATCGCGGCATCCGCCGCCGCCTACATCGTGCTGCTGCAGATTGCCCGCGCGTTCACGCGCGAGCCGTCCGTTCAGGGTGAATGA
- a CDS encoding NAD(P)/FAD-dependent oxidoreductase produces MFVQSDRHVASYYAGTYPAPIPHRPELDERIDADVLVVGAGFSGLHTALRLALAGKRVVVLEASRVAWAASGRNGGQALLGWSCDMQPLEDSLGRDGARLLWDSMRWAAAEVRELPATHGFDIDYRPGSLWAAVRPRRVALLEQARDEAAERWGYDRLRVIGRDEMPEWIGGTRYLAALHDPEAGHLNPLKLALGLAQTIERTGGRIFEQSRVLDCRETAGGHIARTARGEVRADVLVLACNAYVDRLDRDLARRLLPVGTYQVATAPLAPDVARSLLPQNSCVIDNQFVPDYFRLSPDNRLLFGGGCTYLGGIPADIAAATRPHLERVFPQLAGVPLDYAWGGHIDISMRRTPDIGRHGQRFWLQGFSGHGVLPTLAGARAVADAVLGDERLLAQYQRIRNPRFPGGDRLAAPLEAIGKAWYRLRDTV; encoded by the coding sequence ATGTTCGTGCAGTCCGACCGTCACGTCGCAAGCTACTACGCCGGCACCTACCCGGCGCCGATCCCGCATCGTCCGGAACTGGACGAACGCATCGACGCCGACGTGCTCGTCGTCGGCGCGGGTTTCAGCGGGCTGCATACGGCGTTGCGCCTGGCGCTCGCCGGCAAGCGCGTCGTCGTGCTCGAAGCGAGCCGCGTCGCGTGGGCTGCATCGGGCCGCAACGGCGGGCAGGCGCTGCTCGGCTGGTCGTGCGACATGCAGCCGCTCGAGGATTCGCTCGGCCGTGACGGCGCGCGCCTGCTGTGGGACAGCATGCGCTGGGCCGCGGCCGAGGTGCGCGAACTGCCGGCCACGCACGGTTTCGACATCGACTACCGGCCCGGCAGCCTGTGGGCGGCCGTGCGGCCGCGGCGCGTCGCGCTGCTCGAGCAGGCTCGCGACGAGGCGGCCGAGCGCTGGGGCTACGATCGGCTGCGCGTGATCGGCCGTGACGAGATGCCCGAATGGATCGGCGGCACGCGTTACCTTGCTGCGCTGCACGATCCCGAGGCCGGCCACCTGAATCCGCTGAAGCTCGCGCTCGGCCTTGCGCAGACGATCGAGCGCACGGGCGGCCGCATCTTCGAGCAGAGCCGCGTGCTCGACTGCCGCGAGACGGCTGGCGGCCACATTGCCCGCACGGCGCGCGGCGAAGTGCGCGCGGACGTGCTCGTGCTGGCCTGCAACGCGTATGTCGACCGGCTCGATCGCGATCTCGCGCGCCGGCTGCTGCCGGTCGGTACGTACCAGGTCGCGACCGCGCCGCTCGCGCCTGACGTCGCCCGTTCGCTGCTGCCGCAGAACAGTTGCGTGATCGACAACCAGTTCGTGCCCGACTATTTCCGCCTGAGCCCCGACAACCGGCTGCTGTTCGGCGGCGGCTGCACGTATCTCGGCGGCATTCCGGCCGATATCGCGGCGGCGACGCGCCCGCACCTCGAACGCGTGTTCCCGCAACTGGCCGGCGTGCCGCTCGATTACGCGTGGGGCGGCCACATCGACATCAGCATGCGCCGCACGCCCGACATCGGCCGCCACGGGCAGCGCTTCTGGCTGCAGGGGTTCTCGGGGCACGGCGTGCTGCCGACGCTCGCCGGTGCGCGCGCGGTGGCCGACGCGGTGCTCGGCGACGAACGCCTGCTCGCGCAGTACCAGCGCATCCGCAATCCGCGCTTCCCCGGCGGCGACCGGCTCGCCGCGCCGCTGGAAGCGATCGGCAAGGCCTGGTACCGTCTGCGCGATACCGTCTGA
- a CDS encoding helix-turn-helix domain-containing protein, translated as MNEQEEIESLAILIRDLRKHRKVTLNDLAERIGRSVGFLSQVERGLSRPTVADLTAIGEVLGVPTTYFYSLSKPRSVPWVTRPDERRTVYYAAGITDILVSPNMRSRFSILESHLAPGASSGERPVDDSDEQGGFVLEGELTVWIDGDDTPVTLGPNDAFQLPAHKRFRYANLTDAPTRVIWVFT; from the coding sequence ATGAATGAACAGGAAGAGATAGAAAGCCTGGCGATCCTGATCCGCGACCTGCGCAAGCATCGCAAGGTCACGCTCAACGATCTCGCGGAACGGATCGGCCGCTCGGTCGGCTTTCTGTCGCAGGTCGAACGCGGGCTGTCGCGCCCGACGGTGGCGGATCTCACCGCGATCGGCGAGGTGCTCGGCGTGCCGACCACCTATTTCTACAGCCTGAGCAAGCCGCGCAGCGTGCCGTGGGTGACGCGGCCCGACGAGCGGCGCACCGTGTATTACGCGGCCGGCATTACCGACATCCTCGTGTCGCCGAACATGCGCTCGCGCTTCTCGATCCTCGAAAGCCATCTCGCGCCGGGCGCGAGCAGCGGCGAGCGGCCCGTCGACGACAGCGACGAGCAGGGCGGTTTCGTGCTCGAAGGCGAGCTGACGGTGTGGATCGACGGCGACGATACGCCCGTCACGCTCGGCCCGAACGACGCATTCCAGCTTCCCGCGCACAAGCGCTTTCGCTATGCCAACCTGACTGACGCGCCGACGCGCGTGATCTGGGTATTCACCTGA
- a CDS encoding glutamine synthetase family protein, producing the protein MADVVPALVDEVRAFRQAHPEIRYVDLICLDLPGHFYGKRYPIDALEKVAAGSLLKLPQNCILLGTQGGLYKIGDYCFNDGDPDAVRRLIPGTLKPVTWEKQPLGQMLITTDGTDAPVEFEPREVLARVLKRLARRGIRPVVAFELEFYLFAAQLEDGMPKYPRDRLSDDRDDQPNMHIERLSRFSDVLHEMVDVACVQGIDATVITAELGPGQFEINFGHCDDGLRAADWSAMFCRSTRGVALQHGYRASFMGKPYLHAPGSGMHVHVSLYDDAGRNLLAADGQRPLRHAVAGCLALLPHCMPVFAPNHNAFRRYGSMVNAASRASWGFEDRDACIRIPESDARNLRIEHRLASADANPYLVLAAILSGMEHGLDAKLEPIAPLNEDRGSGIDFPKEMLSAVAEMQDHAAVREGLGSEFVMVYCENKRQEELDFRNEIGAREYRWFL; encoded by the coding sequence ATGGCTGACGTCGTTCCCGCGCTGGTCGATGAAGTCCGCGCATTCCGGCAGGCGCACCCCGAGATCCGTTATGTCGACCTGATCTGCCTCGACCTGCCCGGACATTTCTACGGCAAGCGCTACCCGATCGATGCGCTCGAAAAGGTGGCGGCCGGCTCGCTGCTGAAGCTGCCGCAGAACTGCATCCTGCTCGGCACGCAGGGCGGGCTCTACAAGATCGGCGACTACTGTTTCAACGACGGCGACCCGGACGCCGTGCGCCGGCTGATCCCCGGCACGCTGAAGCCGGTGACCTGGGAGAAGCAGCCGCTCGGCCAGATGCTGATCACGACGGACGGCACCGACGCGCCGGTCGAGTTCGAGCCGCGCGAGGTGCTCGCGCGCGTGCTGAAGCGGCTCGCGCGGCGCGGCATCCGGCCGGTCGTCGCGTTCGAGCTCGAGTTCTACCTGTTCGCCGCGCAGCTCGAAGACGGGATGCCGAAGTATCCGCGCGACCGCCTGTCCGATGATCGCGACGATCAGCCGAACATGCATATCGAGCGGCTGTCGCGCTTCTCCGACGTGCTGCACGAAATGGTCGACGTCGCGTGCGTGCAGGGAATCGACGCGACCGTGATCACCGCCGAGCTCGGGCCGGGGCAGTTCGAAATCAACTTCGGCCATTGCGACGACGGACTGCGCGCGGCCGACTGGTCGGCGATGTTCTGCCGCAGCACGCGCGGCGTCGCGTTGCAGCACGGCTATCGCGCGAGCTTCATGGGCAAGCCGTACCTGCATGCGCCGGGCAGCGGGATGCACGTGCACGTGAGCCTCTACGACGATGCGGGGCGCAACCTGCTCGCGGCGGACGGGCAGCGGCCGCTGCGGCACGCGGTGGCCGGATGCCTCGCCCTGCTGCCGCATTGCATGCCGGTGTTCGCGCCGAATCACAACGCGTTCCGGCGTTACGGTTCGATGGTGAACGCGGCGAGCCGTGCGAGCTGGGGCTTCGAGGATCGCGATGCGTGCATCCGGATTCCTGAATCGGATGCACGCAACCTGCGGATCGAGCACCGGCTCGCGAGTGCGGACGCGAACCCGTATCTCGTGCTCGCGGCGATTCTCAGCGGGATGGAGCACGGGCTCGACGCGAAGCTCGAGCCGATCGCACCGCTCAACGAGGATCGCGGCAGCGGGATCGATTTCCCGAAGGAGATGCTGTCGGCGGTCGCCGAGATGCAGGATCATGCGGCCGTGCGCGAAGGGCTCGGCAGCGAGTTCGTGATGGTGTATTGCGAGAACAAGCGGCAGGAAGAGCTGGATTTCCGCAATGAAATCGGGGCGCGGGAGTATCGGTGGTTCTTGTGA
- a CDS encoding (2Fe-2S)-binding protein has translation MTDITINGQRHQFAGDPDMPLLWYLRDELGLTGTKFGCGMALCGACTVHVEGQPMRACVTPIGTLAGRNVTTIEAAHEKKVGQAVQKAWIDEQVPQCGYCQSGQVMSAVALLTVKPDPTDGDIDAAMSGNICRCATYQRIRVAIHKAAENLKA, from the coding sequence ATGACAGATATCACCATCAACGGTCAGCGGCATCAGTTCGCTGGCGATCCCGACATGCCGCTGCTCTGGTACCTGCGCGACGAGCTCGGGCTGACGGGAACGAAATTCGGCTGCGGCATGGCGCTGTGCGGCGCATGCACGGTTCATGTCGAAGGTCAGCCGATGCGCGCGTGCGTGACGCCGATCGGTACGCTCGCTGGCCGCAACGTCACGACGATCGAGGCCGCACACGAGAAGAAGGTCGGCCAGGCCGTGCAGAAAGCGTGGATCGACGAACAGGTGCCGCAGTGCGGCTATTGCCAGTCCGGGCAGGTGATGTCGGCGGTCGCGCTGCTGACCGTGAAACCCGATCCGACGGATGGCGACATCGATGCCGCGATGAGCGGGAACATCTGTCGCTGTGCGACCTATCAGCGGATCCGCGTCGCGATCCACAAAGCCGCGGAGAACCTCAAGGCATGA